The following proteins are encoded in a genomic region of Pseudodesulfovibrio mercurii:
- a CDS encoding Spy/CpxP family protein refolding chaperone yields the protein MHYLKRSLLALSLGLNIAFVLFWGMQYFPGQNSTPLEASRPSGDRFFAARYEGVQVTPEQWKKLEPYALAFKTNADRIRRETMQLRTRMLELLAEPVADEKAIRAIQQKILMNQGGMKDEVLRLLLHEKAVLRPDQFSGLIQAIQNYGGRGPGFGAMAGGNPGWN from the coding sequence ATGCATTATCTGAAGCGGTCGTTGCTGGCCCTGTCGCTGGGATTGAACATCGCCTTTGTCCTGTTCTGGGGCATGCAGTATTTCCCCGGACAAAATTCGACTCCGTTGGAGGCTTCCCGTCCTTCAGGAGACCGATTTTTTGCGGCGCGGTATGAAGGCGTGCAGGTGACTCCCGAACAATGGAAAAAACTGGAGCCCTATGCCCTGGCCTTCAAGACCAACGCGGACCGTATCCGCCGGGAAACGATGCAACTGAGAACGCGAATGCTGGAGTTGCTGGCCGAACCCGTTGCCGACGAAAAAGCGATCCGGGCCATTCAGCAAAAGATTCTTATGAATCAGGGTGGAATGAAAGACGAGGTGCTTCGCCTTCTGCTCCACGAAAAGGCCGTGTTGCGGCCGGATCAGTTTTCAGGGCTGATACAGGCGATTCAGAATTACGGCGGCCGTGGGCCAGGATTTGGGGCAATGGCCGGGGGAAATCCGGGTTGGAATTAA
- a CDS encoding tyrosine-type recombinase/integrase, whose translation MLKLKGWLGVPHRDNPFQHVDRFPEDRHPRYVPPLDDFRKVLDLAGPRRRQLLLLAFHTAPRRSELWKLKWSEVDFGLGLVGYWTRKRRSGNAEFDELPMSAGLRAKLAEWKLVSGAEDLVFGSRFNGLLDPNNRWLKRLCAEAGVKPFGFHGIRHLAARVAIDNGATIMEVKHLLRHKSIATTQRYIGRRRPPAPWKPRMRPWPMRSETDPGAMTLAGAA comes from the coding sequence GTGCTTAAACTGAAGGGTTGGCTGGGAGTCCCGCACCGGGACAATCCCTTTCAGCATGTGGACAGGTTCCCCGAGGATCGCCACCCGCGCTATGTCCCGCCGCTGGACGATTTCCGCAAGGTGCTGGACCTGGCCGGGCCTCGTCGTCGGCAACTGCTGTTGCTGGCCTTCCATACCGCGCCGCGCAGGAGCGAGCTCTGGAAGCTCAAGTGGAGCGAGGTCGACTTCGGATTAGGGCTTGTCGGCTACTGGACACGGAAGCGTCGAAGCGGAAACGCGGAATTCGATGAGCTCCCCATGTCCGCAGGGCTTCGAGCCAAGCTGGCCGAATGGAAGCTGGTGTCCGGCGCCGAGGATCTGGTCTTCGGCAGCCGGTTCAACGGTCTTCTGGACCCGAACAACCGGTGGTTGAAGCGGTTGTGCGCCGAAGCAGGGGTGAAGCCGTTCGGCTTTCATGGCATCCGTCATCTGGCGGCCCGAGTGGCCATCGACAACGGTGCGACCATCATGGAAGTGAAGCACTTGCTCAGGCACAAGTCCATCGCCACGACCCAGCGCTACATCGGACGAAGAAGACCACCGGCGCCGTGGAAGCCCCGGATGCGGCCCTGGCCGATGCGGTCGGAAACTGATCCAGGAGCAATGACGCTCGCGGGTGCCGCGTGA
- a CDS encoding DEAD/DEAH box helicase family protein, producing MTKTEAQTRSELIDNRLADAGWNVKDPGQVIEEFDILTSLPEGVAEPRTLYEGHQFSDYVLLGKDRKPMAVVEAKKSSKDAAIGREQAKQYCINIQKQLGGELPFCFYTNGHDIYFWDLDNYPPRKVVGFPTRDDLERFQYIRRNRKPLTQELINTAIAGRDYQIRAIRAVLEGIEQKKRDFLLVMATGTGKTRTCIATIDALMRAGHAERVLFLVDRTALREQALAAFKEHLPNEPRWPNVGEKLLAKDRRIYISTYPTMLNIIRDESQNLSPHFFDFIVVDESHRSIYNTYKEVLDFFKTITLGLTATPTDIIDHNTFQLFHCEEGLPTFAYTFEEAVNSVPPYLSSFQVMKIQTRFQMEGISKRTISLEDQRKLLLEGKEVEEINFEGSQLEKQVINKGTNTLIVREFMEECIKDHNGVLPGKTIFFCSSKAHARRMEEIFDKLYPEHKGELAKVLVSDDPRVYGKGGLLDQFTNSDMPRVAISVDMLDTGIDVREIVNLVFAKPVYSYTKFWQMIGRGTRLLETSKPKPWCLEKDVFLILDCWDNFEYFKLQPKGKELKPQLPLPVRLVGLRLDKIEKALDLAQEQIAKREIDKLRFQISQLPQNSVVIKEAAACLGRVYEGNFWITLSRQRLEFLRSEIKPLFRTVSEADFKAMRFERDVLEYSLARLSNEKEKAETLKEGLIEQISELPLSVNFVKAEEQLIRAAQTNHYWSVSDVNALEDALDELNTRLGPLMKFRELQTGPGPVHLDLTDVLHNKERVEFGPQHESVSISRYREMVETMIAELTDHNPVLQKIKNGENVSSAEAADLAEMLHAEHPHITEDLLRQVYKNRKAHFIQFIRHILGIEVLRSFPETVSEAFDQFIGQHSNLSSRQLEFLNLLKGFIIEREKVEKRDLINAPFTVIHPQGIRGVFGPAEINEILQLTERLAA from the coding sequence ATGACCAAGACTGAGGCCCAAACTCGTTCGGAGCTGATTGACAATCGTTTGGCTGACGCTGGCTGGAATGTCAAAGATCCAGGTCAGGTAATAGAAGAATTTGATATTTTAACCTCTCTTCCAGAAGGTGTCGCTGAGCCTCGTACACTCTATGAAGGTCACCAGTTCAGCGACTATGTCTTGCTTGGCAAAGACCGCAAACCCATGGCGGTTGTTGAGGCCAAGAAATCCAGCAAAGATGCAGCAATAGGTCGAGAGCAGGCTAAGCAATATTGCATTAATATCCAAAAGCAACTGGGTGGAGAACTCCCATTCTGTTTCTACACTAACGGGCATGACATCTATTTTTGGGATCTGGACAACTATCCACCTCGCAAGGTTGTAGGCTTTCCAACGCGAGATGATTTGGAGCGGTTTCAGTACATCCGTCGTAATCGTAAGCCGCTGACCCAAGAACTCATCAATACCGCCATTGCCGGACGAGATTATCAAATCCGGGCCATACGTGCCGTTCTTGAAGGCATCGAACAAAAAAAACGTGACTTTTTGCTAGTTATGGCGACCGGTACCGGCAAGACTCGAACCTGCATAGCGACGATTGATGCCCTGATGCGGGCCGGGCACGCTGAAAGAGTGTTGTTCTTGGTTGACCGTACCGCATTGCGTGAGCAGGCGTTGGCCGCTTTTAAGGAACACCTGCCCAACGAGCCGCGCTGGCCCAACGTAGGCGAAAAGCTCCTCGCCAAAGACCGCCGTATCTACATTTCGACCTACCCCACCATGCTCAACATTATTCGGGACGAGTCGCAGAACCTATCACCGCACTTCTTTGATTTCATAGTGGTCGATGAAAGCCACCGCTCCATTTACAACACCTATAAAGAGGTGTTGGACTTCTTCAAGACAATCACCCTGGGCCTGACGGCCACGCCCACAGACATCATTGACCACAACACCTTTCAGCTCTTCCATTGCGAAGAGGGCCTCCCCACTTTTGCCTACACTTTTGAAGAGGCGGTTAACAGCGTGCCGCCCTATCTGAGCAGCTTTCAGGTAATGAAAATCCAGACCCGCTTCCAGATGGAAGGCATCAGTAAGCGCACAATCTCGCTGGAGGATCAAAGAAAGCTGCTTCTGGAGGGGAAGGAAGTCGAAGAGATCAACTTCGAGGGATCACAGCTGGAAAAGCAGGTGATCAACAAAGGGACCAACACCCTAATTGTCAGGGAATTCATGGAGGAGTGCATCAAAGACCACAACGGTGTGCTGCCCGGCAAGACCATCTTCTTTTGCTCTTCCAAGGCCCATGCCCGACGGATGGAAGAAATTTTCGACAAGCTTTACCCCGAGCACAAAGGCGAGTTGGCCAAGGTTCTGGTTTCCGATGACCCCCGTGTCTACGGCAAGGGCGGACTGCTTGATCAATTCACCAACAGCGACATGCCTCGGGTCGCCATCAGCGTCGATATGTTGGACACCGGTATTGACGTTCGCGAAATAGTCAATCTTGTCTTTGCCAAGCCAGTGTACTCCTACACCAAGTTTTGGCAGATGATCGGGCGTGGCACCCGTCTCCTGGAAACCAGCAAACCTAAGCCCTGGTGCCTAGAAAAGGATGTATTCCTAATTCTCGACTGCTGGGACAACTTTGAATATTTCAAATTGCAGCCAAAGGGCAAGGAGCTCAAGCCTCAACTGCCCCTGCCTGTGCGGCTTGTCGGGTTGCGCCTTGATAAGATTGAAAAAGCCCTCGACCTGGCACAGGAACAGATCGCCAAGCGCGAAATAGACAAGCTGCGTTTTCAAATCAGCCAGTTGCCGCAAAATTCAGTAGTCATCAAGGAGGCGGCGGCCTGTCTGGGCAGGGTGTATGAAGGGAACTTCTGGATAACGCTAAGCCGCCAGAGATTGGAATTCCTGCGCTCCGAGATCAAGCCGCTCTTCCGCACCGTTTCCGAGGCTGACTTTAAGGCCATGCGCTTTGAGCGGGATGTTCTAGAATATTCACTCGCAAGGCTCAGCAACGAAAAGGAAAAGGCTGAAACCCTCAAGGAGGGGCTTATCGAGCAGATCAGCGAACTGCCGCTTTCCGTCAACTTCGTTAAAGCAGAAGAACAGTTGATTCGCGCTGCCCAGACAAACCATTATTGGTCCGTAAGTGATGTCAACGCACTGGAGGATGCTCTTGACGAATTGAACACCCGCCTCGGCCCGTTGATGAAGTTTCGCGAGTTGCAGACTGGCCCGGGCCCTGTGCACCTCGACCTAACCGACGTGCTACACAACAAAGAACGGGTAGAGTTCGGCCCGCAGCACGAATCGGTCAGCATCAGCCGCTACCGCGAAATGGTCGAGACGATGATTGCCGAACTTACTGACCATAATCCCGTCCTGCAAAAAATCAAAAACGGCGAAAATGTTTCTTCGGCAGAGGCTGCCGATTTGGCAGAAATGCTCCATGCCGAACATCCGCACATCACCGAAGACCTCCTGCGCCAGGTCTACAAGAATCGCAAAGCACATTTCATCCAGTTCATTCGCCATATTCTTGGGATAGAGGTTCTCAGAAGCTTCCCCGAGACGGTTAGCGAGGCGTTTGATCAGTTCATCGGTCAGCACAGCAACCTTTCCAGCCGCCAGTTGGAATTCCTGAATCTGCTTAAGGGGTTCATCATCGAACGCGAGAAGGTCGAAAAAAGAGACCTCATCAATGCTCCCTTTACGGTGATCCATCCGCAAGGTATTCGAGGTGTCTTTGGTCCGGCAGAAATTAACGAAATACTGCAACTAACCGAACGTTTGGCGGCCTAG
- a CDS encoding outer membrane lipoprotein-sorting protein, producing MHNVRHILILVAFSLLLGCGQVFAMDAGEVLLAVDRNLAPVSYESYRKLINIEPDGSKREYVLYTIKKGQDMVASVFLEPSSEKGRATLRLGDNMWLHIPSVAKPVRITSLQSVTGGIFNNADIMRLDYSVEYAPESMEESGDAYVLRLKAKTNDVAYDRLEMLVAKDQLVPTEIKCLAASGMLIKTLHFKKMTDFGDGFIRPAIVETDSPLHKGYLSVMIFARMKARDFSDEVFTLNYLPRIETLRQ from the coding sequence ATGCATAACGTAAGACATATTCTCATCCTGGTCGCCTTCAGCCTCCTCCTTGGCTGCGGCCAGGTGTTCGCCATGGATGCCGGGGAAGTGCTGCTGGCAGTGGACCGCAACCTTGCCCCGGTCAGCTACGAATCCTACCGCAAGCTCATCAACATCGAGCCGGACGGGAGCAAGCGGGAATACGTCCTGTACACCATCAAGAAAGGGCAGGACATGGTGGCCTCCGTCTTCCTGGAGCCTTCCAGCGAAAAGGGCCGTGCGACCCTGCGCCTGGGCGACAACATGTGGCTCCACATTCCGAGCGTGGCCAAGCCGGTCAGGATAACCAGCCTGCAATCGGTAACGGGCGGCATCTTCAATAACGCCGACATCATGCGGCTCGACTACAGCGTCGAATATGCGCCGGAGTCCATGGAAGAAAGCGGCGACGCCTACGTTCTCCGCCTCAAGGCGAAGACCAACGACGTGGCCTATGACAGGCTGGAGATGCTGGTGGCGAAGGACCAACTGGTCCCGACGGAAATCAAGTGTCTCGCGGCGTCCGGAATGCTCATCAAGACACTGCATTTCAAGAAGATGACAGACTTCGGCGACGGATTCATCCGTCCGGCCATTGTCGAGACGGACAGCCCGCTTCACAAGGGGTACCTCTCGGTGATGATTTTCGCCCGGATGAAGGCCAGGGACTTTTCGGATGAAGTCTTTACCCTCAACTACCTGCCGCGGATAGAAACCCTCCGTCAGTGA
- a CDS encoding integrase domain-containing protein, which yields MKSISLVLGANRATLSGPRSKQNRVRQNARAFAKRLRRAGFGVRKWTNVTNKHFSAVARQMQEEGKGDGRIAEIFSAARDLCKAYGNTGISPTNDVFDVRPGSIANANSKAVAPAFVQGAIDKLGKELAHEYGPRCAAQIRLQWELGVRREESAKVDLDTDWNREGRSLLVQYGTKGGRPRTLANLSDKQQDALERALPYISQSNRPGVHNLMPEGMGDKWQEKLSYAARLCGFTKKESGWTLHSNRHERFHRLYVEHTGFQPPNQHPSVKVFQQTAYDVAGDEWHRLDAEARDEIEVTAGHSGGRRDVSDAYLGSCQ from the coding sequence ATGAAATCCATCAGTCTGGTACTGGGCGCGAACAGGGCAACCCTGTCCGGCCCGCGCTCGAAGCAGAACAGGGTCCGTCAGAATGCCCGAGCTTTTGCCAAGCGGCTTCGCCGTGCAGGGTTCGGGGTTCGCAAATGGACCAATGTTACGAACAAGCATTTTTCGGCTGTTGCCCGGCAAATGCAGGAAGAAGGCAAGGGTGACGGGCGCATCGCCGAAATCTTTTCGGCGGCCCGTGACCTTTGCAAGGCCTATGGGAATACCGGCATCAGCCCGACCAATGACGTGTTCGACGTTCGGCCGGGCAGCATTGCCAACGCCAACAGCAAAGCGGTTGCCCCCGCCTTCGTGCAGGGGGCAATCGACAAGCTGGGAAAAGAGCTTGCCCATGAATACGGTCCCCGGTGTGCCGCCCAAATCCGCCTGCAATGGGAACTGGGCGTTCGCCGAGAAGAATCGGCCAAAGTCGATCTGGACACGGACTGGAACAGGGAAGGCCGCAGCCTGCTCGTCCAGTATGGGACGAAGGGGGGACGGCCCAGGACGCTGGCCAATCTGTCCGACAAGCAGCAGGACGCTCTGGAACGGGCGTTGCCATATATCAGCCAATCCAACAGACCGGGGGTACATAATCTCATGCCTGAAGGGATGGGCGACAAGTGGCAGGAAAAGCTTTCGTACGCGGCCAGGCTTTGCGGGTTCACCAAGAAGGAAAGTGGGTGGACACTGCACAGCAACCGTCATGAACGGTTTCACCGCCTGTACGTTGAGCACACGGGCTTTCAGCCGCCCAATCAGCACCCTTCAGTAAAAGTCTTCCAACAAACGGCCTATGACGTGGCAGGGGATGAATGGCATCGGCTTGACGCCGAAGCCCGTGACGAAATCGAAGTGACCGCAGGACATTCCGGAGGAAGGCGGGATGTGTCCGATGCCTACCTTGGCAGCTGTCAGTGA
- a CDS encoding RNA polymerase sigma factor produces the protein MPDRSQSQLPDEALLEASGNGDRQAFGELVRRHQSWAWGVAYRFLGSKDEAEDIVQAAFIKLLAASHRYRRTARFKTFFHVIISRLCLDHAKKKKPGPSDDYLELADPSPGQEEALMASQDATRVRLALDTLPPKQRMALVLRYYEGLGYDEMATVLETSRKGVERLLSRGREALRTELASR, from the coding sequence TTGCCTGATCGATCGCAATCGCAACTCCCGGACGAGGCCCTGTTGGAAGCCTCGGGAAACGGGGACCGACAGGCCTTCGGCGAACTGGTCCGGCGGCACCAGTCCTGGGCCTGGGGTGTGGCCTATCGTTTCCTTGGCTCCAAGGACGAGGCCGAGGACATTGTCCAGGCCGCCTTCATCAAGCTGCTTGCCGCATCACACCGCTATCGCCGAACCGCTCGTTTCAAGACGTTTTTCCACGTCATCATATCCCGGCTCTGTCTGGATCATGCCAAGAAGAAAAAGCCCGGACCGTCGGATGATTATCTGGAATTGGCCGATCCATCCCCCGGACAGGAGGAGGCGCTGATGGCGAGCCAGGACGCGACGCGCGTGCGCCTGGCATTGGATACCCTCCCCCCCAAACAACGCATGGCCTTGGTACTGCGTTATTATGAAGGACTCGGCTACGATGAAATGGCCACCGTGCTCGAAACGTCGCGCAAGGGAGTCGAGCGGCTACTGTCAAGGGGACGCGAGGCATTGCGCACGGAATTGGCATCGCGTTGA
- a CDS encoding ABC transporter ATP-binding protein yields the protein MSLIELNGISKKYLTGQVETEALKQITVSIEKGKLVTFVGPSGSGKTTLLNIIGCMDKPSSGEVRVTGTRVDTLGKKEAAHFRGKHLGFIFQSFNLIPVLSVYENIEYPLLMITRTPAVERRERVMAVLEAVGMTDQKDKRPDQISGGQKQRVAVARALVTNPEVVLADEPTANLDHDTAHKIIDLMKKMRDTYGTTFVFSTHDPRIVEHADVVHGIEDGKLLNGNPLIQGGKDHA from the coding sequence ATGTCGCTGATCGAACTGAACGGCATTTCGAAAAAATATCTGACAGGGCAGGTCGAAACCGAAGCCTTGAAACAGATCACCGTCTCCATCGAAAAAGGAAAACTCGTAACGTTCGTGGGACCTTCGGGAAGCGGCAAGACAACACTGCTCAACATCATCGGCTGCATGGACAAGCCATCGTCCGGAGAGGTCCGGGTGACCGGCACCAGGGTGGATACCCTGGGGAAAAAGGAAGCAGCCCATTTTCGCGGCAAGCATCTCGGCTTCATCTTCCAGTCATTCAATCTTATCCCGGTCCTGAGCGTGTACGAGAACATAGAATATCCCCTGCTCATGATCACCCGGACTCCCGCGGTCGAGCGGCGGGAACGCGTGATGGCCGTGCTGGAGGCCGTCGGCATGACCGACCAGAAGGACAAGCGACCGGACCAGATTTCGGGCGGCCAGAAACAGCGCGTGGCCGTGGCCCGGGCGCTGGTGACCAACCCGGAGGTTGTGCTGGCGGATGAGCCAACCGCCAACCTCGACCATGACACGGCCCACAAGATCATCGATCTGATGAAAAAGATGCGGGACACCTATGGGACCACCTTCGTCTTCTCCACCCACGACCCGCGTATCGTCGAACACGCCGACGTGGTGCACGGCATCGAGGACGGCAAACTGCTGAACGGGAATCCCCTCATTCAGGGAGGCAAGGACCATGCTTAA
- a CDS encoding anti-sigma factor: protein MHCRNCHTRLSAYLDGELPERELREMKRHLDGCAACRARLAELEALEAPLASLDTPAMPGDLEFRIMARASREYFDSPAKSRFREIVRRGLGMTVTASALAVGLLLGGLLGWNSHGGSISERAMMRTENVVFASLSAAPGGSIEAAVLAGFDGGGRL from the coding sequence ATGCATTGCCGAAATTGCCATACACGTCTTTCCGCCTACCTGGACGGCGAACTGCCCGAACGGGAACTGCGGGAGATGAAACGCCATCTCGATGGGTGCGCGGCCTGCCGCGCGCGCCTTGCCGAGCTGGAGGCTCTGGAAGCACCTCTTGCCTCCCTGGACACTCCGGCGATGCCGGGCGATCTGGAATTCCGGATCATGGCCCGGGCTTCACGAGAGTATTTCGATTCCCCGGCCAAAAGCCGCTTCCGGGAGATTGTCCGCAGAGGGCTGGGGATGACGGTCACGGCATCCGCCCTTGCCGTCGGCCTGCTTCTGGGAGGTTTGCTCGGGTGGAACAGCCATGGCGGATCTATCTCTGAACGGGCCATGATGCGGACCGAGAATGTAGTCTTCGCGTCCCTGAGTGCGGCTCCCGGCGGGTCTATCGAGGCCGCGGTGCTAGCCGGATTCGACGGCGGGGGGAGGTTGTAG
- a CDS encoding ABC transporter permease, with amino-acid sequence MLNIFKIALRNLARYKRRTALTSLLIVIGVCMVVMFSGLAGSFKSMMIGIITDSSIGHLQIHRKGYFSSIDTMPLNLNMKGQGYKKIAETLDATPGVEAYAPRLKLGAVLSNYMESTNVRLSAIDPKRETAVCTSLAGRMKQGAPGPGEDLLKKGQVVVPEKVAKSLGMKPGDSVVLVATNKDGSVNGMEFQISGIIEDIMGPGGKDAYMHIEDARSLLRTEPGEVTEIVVRVSDFNKLKPVAASLAATLGQVKNKKGQPAFELHTWDKLSPFSNIANMIDLMLVTVKIVMVAIVLISVLNVMLMSVFERVREIGTIAAMGTSPGTIMSLFVAEGVLLGILGTVLGLILGVGGLLAFKAAGVAFSFGRMDNLIVRPDINPSEMLFLSAIVLVASALAALQPAWKASRMEPVDALGHV; translated from the coding sequence ATGCTTAACATCTTCAAGATCGCCCTGCGCAACCTGGCGCGCTACAAACGGCGCACGGCCCTCACTTCCCTGCTCATCGTCATCGGCGTGTGCATGGTGGTCATGTTCTCGGGCCTCGCCGGGTCATTCAAGTCCATGATGATCGGTATCATCACGGATTCGAGCATCGGCCACCTGCAGATCCACCGCAAGGGCTACTTTTCGTCCATCGACACCATGCCCCTCAATCTGAACATGAAGGGACAGGGATACAAAAAAATTGCGGAAACCCTCGATGCCACTCCCGGCGTGGAGGCGTATGCACCGAGGCTGAAGCTCGGTGCGGTCCTCAGCAACTACATGGAAAGTACCAACGTCAGACTTTCGGCCATCGACCCGAAACGGGAAACGGCCGTCTGCACATCCCTGGCGGGCAGGATGAAGCAGGGCGCCCCCGGTCCCGGCGAGGATCTGCTCAAGAAGGGCCAGGTCGTGGTTCCCGAAAAGGTGGCCAAGAGCCTGGGGATGAAGCCCGGCGACTCCGTGGTGCTGGTCGCCACCAACAAGGACGGTTCCGTCAACGGCATGGAATTTCAGATTTCCGGGATCATCGAGGACATCATGGGACCGGGCGGCAAGGACGCCTACATGCACATCGAAGACGCCCGCAGCCTACTCCGCACCGAACCGGGCGAAGTTACGGAAATCGTGGTCAGGGTGTCCGACTTCAACAAGCTGAAGCCCGTCGCGGCGTCGCTCGCGGCAACGCTCGGACAGGTCAAGAACAAGAAGGGACAGCCCGCCTTTGAACTGCACACCTGGGACAAGCTGTCGCCGTTCTCCAACATAGCGAACATGATCGACCTGATGCTGGTCACGGTGAAGATCGTCATGGTCGCCATCGTCCTCATCAGCGTGCTCAACGTGATGCTGATGTCGGTCTTCGAGCGCGTACGGGAAATCGGGACCATCGCGGCCATGGGCACGTCCCCCGGAACGATCATGTCGCTTTTCGTGGCCGAAGGCGTGCTCCTCGGCATACTGGGGACGGTACTCGGCCTGATCCTGGGCGTGGGGGGATTGCTGGCCTTCAAGGCGGCGGGAGTGGCCTTCTCCTTCGGGCGAATGGACAACCTGATCGTGCGCCCGGACATCAACCCCAGTGAAATGCTCTTCCTGTCGGCCATCGTCCTGGTGGCATCCGCCCTGGCCGCGCTGCAACCCGCGTGGAAGGCGAGCCGGATGGAACCCGTCGATGCGCTCGGCCACGTATAA
- a CDS encoding type I restriction-modification system subunit M — translation MLQNNPELKSKISQLWNKFWAGGISNPLTAIEQITYLLFMKRLDDLDQKKQADAEWTGEPYTSKFEGLWIPPEFRGKEDEDKYAVDRHTLRWREFKHMQAEEMLQHVQTRVFLFLKDMNGATSNFTRHMENAVFIIPKPALLVEAVKTIDEIFEIMEKDSQEKGQAFQDIQGDVYEMLLSEIATAGKNGQFRTPRHIIKLMADLVRPQLGHRIADPACGSGGFLLGAYQYIVTELAKKAGAKDLQPDEDGFVRTSVAAGLTEKAQAILQASLFGYDIDVTMVRLGLMNLMMHGIDEPNIDYKDTLSKSYLEEGEYDIVMANPPFTGSIDKGDINENLTVATTKTELLFVDNFYRLLKKGGTACVIVPQGVLFGSGKAFKALREILVDRCDLKAVITMPSGVFKPYAGVSTAILLFTKVWGPKEKVTQAATEHVWFYEMQADGYSLDDKRSKQEGYGDLLDIVARFHERNTEKDIDRTAKWFMVPRAEIADEKNGYDLSMSRYKKEVFEEVKYDAPGVILKRLLKEEVGEVEDESLGKVKSGIVRELLGLREMIG, via the coding sequence GTGCTTCAAAATAATCCCGAACTCAAAAGCAAGATCAGCCAGCTCTGGAACAAGTTTTGGGCTGGCGGCATTTCTAACCCGCTCACCGCCATTGAGCAGATCACCTACCTTCTATTCATGAAGCGCCTCGACGACTTGGACCAGAAGAAACAGGCTGATGCTGAATGGACCGGCGAACCCTATACATCGAAATTTGAGGGGTTGTGGATTCCTCCTGAATTCCGAGGCAAAGAAGACGAAGATAAGTACGCTGTCGATAGGCACACCCTGCGCTGGCGCGAGTTCAAACATATGCAGGCCGAGGAGATGCTCCAGCACGTCCAGACCAGGGTCTTTCTTTTTCTTAAGGATATGAACGGGGCAACGTCCAACTTCACCCGCCACATGGAAAATGCTGTCTTCATCATCCCCAAGCCTGCCCTGTTGGTAGAGGCGGTGAAGACCATCGACGAGATCTTCGAGATCATGGAGAAGGATTCGCAGGAGAAGGGCCAAGCCTTTCAGGACATCCAGGGCGATGTCTACGAAATGCTTCTCTCCGAGATCGCCACGGCGGGCAAAAACGGCCAGTTCCGCACTCCACGCCACATCATCAAGCTGATGGCCGATTTGGTGCGTCCGCAACTGGGCCATCGCATCGCCGATCCGGCCTGCGGTTCCGGCGGCTTCCTGCTTGGGGCCTACCAGTACATCGTCACGGAGTTGGCGAAAAAGGCCGGGGCCAAGGATCTACAGCCCGACGAAGACGGTTTTGTCCGTACCTCGGTGGCTGCGGGGCTCACCGAAAAGGCTCAGGCCATCCTGCAAGCTTCGCTCTTCGGCTACGACATTGATGTCACCATGGTGCGCCTGGGACTAATGAACCTGATGATGCACGGCATCGACGAGCCGAACATCGACTACAAGGACACCCTCTCTAAGAGCTATCTTGAGGAGGGTGAATACGACATCGTCATGGCCAACCCGCCCTTTACCGGCAGCATCGACAAGGGCGATATTAACGAGAACCTCACGGTAGCCACCACCAAGACCGAGTTGCTTTTTGTCGATAATTTTTATCGTCTGCTGAAAAAAGGTGGCACTGCCTGCGTCATCGTTCCGCAGGGGGTGTTGTTCGGCTCGGGCAAGGCCTTCAAGGCCCTGCGCGAGATATTGGTGGACCGTTGCGACCTCAAGGCTGTGATCACTATGCCAAGCGGCGTGTTCAAGCCCTATGCCGGGGTCAGCACCGCAATCCTGCTTTTTACCAAGGTATGGGGGCCGAAAGAAAAAGTGACGCAAGCGGCCACGGAGCATGTCTGGTTCTACGAGATGCAGGCCGACGGCTACTCCCTGGACGACAAGCGCAGCAAACAGGAAGGATATGGGGATTTGCTGGATATCGTCGCCCGGTTCCATGAGCGGAATACGGAGAAGGATATAGATCGCACCGCGAAATGGTTTATGGTGCCGCGAGCTGAAATCGCAGACGAAAAGAACGGCTATGACCTTTCTATGTCGCGGTACAAGAAGGAGGTGTTTGAGGAGGTCAAGTATGATGCGCCGGGGGTAATTCTGAAGCGGCTTCTGAAGGAAGAAGTCGGCGAGGTGGAAGACGAGAGCTTAGGCAAAGTTAAAAGTGGGATTGTTC